A genomic region of Fluviispira vulneris contains the following coding sequences:
- a CDS encoding peptide deformylase — MSLFKVLHYPHVLLRKKGTPITNFSDNFRLFLKNFIATMYEFDGGGLAAPQVGIAKRFFVVDFKAVFESDKFENKENSFKVFDKDNNEIPAIFPMVFVNPELVAMTEPIKVNWEGCLSFPNVESFETQRFLNVEIHAQNEFGEKFSVKSTHLYASVCFQHEYDHLDGIMLPDRWNKKSFFEENIILDIKDFENDPKERKRMKKLKVIEAHKLKYDFI, encoded by the coding sequence TCAAAGTTTTACACTATCCACATGTTCTTTTGCGCAAAAAAGGGACGCCTATTACCAATTTTTCTGATAACTTTCGCTTATTCTTAAAGAACTTTATAGCGACAATGTATGAATTTGATGGAGGTGGACTTGCTGCTCCTCAGGTCGGAATTGCAAAACGTTTTTTTGTAGTAGATTTCAAAGCTGTCTTTGAAAGTGATAAATTTGAAAATAAGGAAAATAGCTTTAAAGTATTTGATAAAGATAACAATGAAATACCTGCAATTTTTCCAATGGTGTTTGTGAACCCAGAACTTGTTGCAATGACTGAACCCATTAAAGTGAATTGGGAAGGTTGTTTGTCTTTTCCGAATGTAGAATCTTTTGAAACACAACGTTTTTTAAATGTTGAAATTCATGCTCAAAATGAATTTGGCGAAAAATTTTCTGTTAAATCTACACATCTATATGCAAGTGTATGTTTTCAACATGAATATGATCATTTAGATGGTATTATGTTACCCGATAGATGGAATAAAAAAAGTTTCTTTGAAGAAAATATTATTTTAGATATCAAAGATTTTGAAAATGATCCTAAAGAAAGAAAGCGCATGAAAAAATTAAAAGTTATTGAAGCGCATAAATTAAAATATGATTTTATTTAA
- a CDS encoding bifunctional folylpolyglutamate synthase/dihydrofolate synthase: protein MTYKLPLERKLEVKSSLEPFFQKVRGAIVPGAFRLQKLLTDWLAQGILNIPSILVTGSNGKGTTCSFVESILREHGLKTGLYTSPHLIHPNERMRINGEPISETILEENIDIIKEATKKYLPDASFFEISTATALLIFLKQNVEFLVCEVGLGGKFDSTNAIAPIASALTNVSLEHTDYLGDTLYKIAYDKSHVSRRNKPFIIGELPAEARQGVYDACNLIGSNIFESAFNLNKKYKNILNNIENSNDNDEFNFPKMNIKNLRLSLTIINELEKTDNLKYNFSENKISKAISKTYWPGRFDIRTIHNRKVIFDASHNPEGFAYFTQQYQQSLFKDKNCVLVFASLNDKNWKKSLEIMPKISKNIIFTQIASERSESIEHFSQYIEKANLENNKFALSPQGDITCQYFYNLDSALETAMNHLADLPLVITGSIAFIGTVMQRFGLSIFRGNE from the coding sequence ATGACTTATAAACTCCCTCTTGAAAGAAAATTAGAAGTTAAATCCTCGTTGGAGCCTTTTTTTCAAAAAGTTCGCGGCGCCATTGTTCCTGGCGCTTTTCGTTTGCAAAAATTGCTAACAGATTGGCTAGCTCAGGGCATACTCAATATTCCTTCAATATTAGTAACTGGCAGCAATGGGAAAGGAACAACTTGTTCTTTTGTAGAATCAATTCTTAGAGAACATGGCTTGAAAACCGGTTTGTATACCTCTCCCCACCTGATTCATCCAAACGAACGGATGCGAATTAATGGTGAGCCCATTTCAGAAACTATTCTTGAAGAAAACATTGATATTATTAAAGAAGCTACGAAGAAATATCTACCCGATGCGAGCTTTTTTGAAATATCTACAGCCACTGCACTGCTTATATTTTTAAAACAAAATGTTGAATTTCTGGTTTGTGAAGTTGGGCTGGGAGGTAAATTTGATAGCACGAATGCAATTGCTCCAATTGCAAGTGCTTTAACAAATGTTAGCCTTGAGCATACGGATTATTTAGGTGACACACTATATAAAATTGCTTATGATAAATCACATGTCTCTAGAAGAAATAAACCCTTTATTATTGGCGAATTACCAGCAGAGGCCAGACAAGGCGTATATGACGCATGCAATTTAATTGGATCAAATATTTTTGAGTCTGCATTTAATTTAAACAAAAAATATAAAAATATACTCAATAATATTGAAAACTCAAATGACAATGATGAATTTAATTTCCCAAAAATGAATATTAAAAATTTGCGTTTATCTTTAACAATTATAAATGAATTAGAAAAAACTGATAATTTAAAATATAATTTCTCAGAAAATAAAATAAGCAAGGCAATTTCTAAAACTTATTGGCCAGGACGCTTTGATATTCGCACGATTCACAATCGTAAAGTCATTTTTGATGCCTCACACAATCCGGAAGGTTTTGCTTATTTTACACAGCAGTATCAGCAGTCTTTATTTAAAGACAAAAACTGCGTCCTTGTATTTGCAAGTTTAAATGATAAAAACTGGAAAAAATCTTTAGAAATTATGCCAAAAATATCAAAAAATATTATTTTCACTCAAATCGCTTCAGAAAGATCTGAATCTATTGAGCATTTTTCCCAGTATATTGAAAAAGCAAACTTAGAAAACAATAAATTTGCGCTTTCTCCTCAGGGAGATATAACATGTCAGTACTTTTATAATTTGGATTCTGCTTTAGAAACTGCCATGAATCATTTAGCAGACCTCCCGCTTGTAATAACAGGTTCAATTGCTTTTATTGGAACAGTCATGCAACGATTTGGATTATCCATTTTTAGAGGAAATGAGTGA
- a CDS encoding M23 family metallopeptidase, which produces MLFSKKRKNKLTAQKKLRTSILESHTVLYISKTTGKTHIYRIPGFIPPLFFILSAMIITVAIAMTVNYLSVRKIALELEQARDDSRGLQSEVDALNSRIHSIQESVNQVTNYSEKIKKVTTRTDDRKPNKNKTQNNPTEQNGIGPLTREEFAQRNKITGLKIESLELKSLFDIVQESELKTTKQLNDLKRFLVEAQKNALKLQSIPDISPVRGRLTSIFGWRTSPISGQARIHYGIDVAAPAGSPIYATANGVVTKVNRTEDYGKFVEIQHERKMITRYAHTSAIYVKEGAKVKKGDIIAAVGNTGHSTGPHVHYEIEVSGKRYDPENFIVIW; this is translated from the coding sequence GTGCTTTTTTCAAAAAAACGAAAAAATAAACTAACAGCCCAAAAAAAGCTTAGAACTTCCATATTAGAGTCACACACTGTTTTATATATATCCAAAACAACTGGAAAAACACATATTTACAGAATTCCTGGATTCATCCCTCCTTTGTTTTTTATTCTCTCAGCCATGATAATAACTGTCGCAATTGCAATGACAGTGAATTACTTATCCGTTAGAAAAATCGCTCTAGAGCTCGAACAAGCACGGGACGATAGCAGAGGGTTGCAAAGCGAAGTCGATGCGCTGAACTCCCGTATTCACAGCATCCAAGAGTCAGTTAATCAAGTTACGAATTACTCAGAGAAAATCAAAAAAGTAACGACAAGAACTGATGACCGAAAACCAAACAAAAATAAGACTCAAAATAATCCAACTGAGCAAAATGGCATAGGCCCTTTGACACGAGAAGAGTTCGCTCAAAGGAATAAAATCACAGGTTTAAAAATAGAAAGTTTAGAGCTCAAGTCTTTATTTGACATTGTACAAGAGTCAGAACTCAAGACGACCAAACAACTAAATGATTTAAAAAGATTTTTAGTTGAAGCACAAAAAAATGCTTTAAAACTTCAATCAATCCCTGACATTTCACCCGTTCGGGGCAGACTCACTTCTATCTTTGGCTGGAGAACGAGCCCTATCTCAGGCCAAGCACGCATTCACTATGGAATAGATGTTGCTGCACCTGCTGGCTCACCTATTTATGCAACAGCTAATGGTGTGGTCACAAAGGTCAATCGCACAGAAGATTATGGGAAATTTGTAGAGATACAGCATGAAAGAAAAATGATAACACGATATGCTCACACAAGTGCAATTTATGTAAAAGAAGGGGCAAAAGTAAAAAAAGGCGATATTATTGCCGCAGTTGGAAACACAGGTCATAGCACCGGTCCACATGTGCATTATGAAATAGAAGTGAGTGGGAAACGTTATGACCCTGAAAACTTTATTGTTATTTGGTAG
- a CDS encoding c-type cytochrome — protein MKHKSTRNNKRNGIPIKAITGIFILLFFILIAVFMIIPAYFDKSPLGKLFQNSPAPWAITEEEKKNFNFTDKQLLGRNAFIEYCANCHGPSGKGDGPLSVTLRKRAPNFLDPSSNYINGFSKESLFKTIDLGIPKSEMPEFYFLPRETKENIIEFLLHLHENANLY, from the coding sequence ATGAAACATAAATCGACTCGCAATAACAAAAGAAATGGGATTCCAATCAAAGCAATCACGGGGATATTTATATTATTATTTTTCATTTTAATTGCAGTATTTATGATTATTCCTGCATATTTCGACAAATCTCCTCTGGGAAAACTTTTTCAAAACTCACCCGCCCCCTGGGCAATTACTGAAGAAGAAAAAAAGAATTTTAATTTTACTGATAAACAATTGTTAGGAAGAAATGCATTTATTGAGTACTGCGCAAACTGTCATGGACCAAGCGGTAAAGGTGATGGTCCCCTCTCAGTTACCTTAAGAAAGAGGGCCCCTAATTTTCTTGATCCATCTTCCAATTATATTAATGGTTTTAGCAAAGAGAGTTTATTTAAAACTATAGATTTAGGCATTCCAAAAAGTGAAATGCCTGAATTTTATTTTTTACCAAGAGAAACAAAAGAAAACATTATCGAGTTTCTTTTACATTTGCATGAAAATGCAAATTTATACTAG
- a CDS encoding translocation/assembly module TamB domain-containing protein has product MIKFFKRIILFFIATFVSMNVAVFFILNSQTVQHAIVEYINVNYFNKQNLELSLGSLSLSFFTGTLNLNEVYIKEKIKENNDSKENFIGLNQLSISLNLTSSYVKRTFVIRKILLRGLNLNIKYDENGELILPKYLIPKEKDQESEEPINIPELIKKMMPEVQFDLEIINIVLQLGEANRNNYQKISLSHAEFKKIKDKNNIPAFQTEILLGDSAFKFPAIDKLITLSYLRTQILLNEKGDFKINELDLQSNLANLNANIMGNIGKNFKNTKYKARIEMLEIDGKEAFDLLQMESSGKVLLKGQVESGKVLTEDPTFKGVAQWKNLTLESFDIYSGKANIVYDSRKIEYESAEIKTPLEGKIHAKGEFQFYKNFYFENIANVENLNFSELLKGLKVEKTPVDFKLSSDNLKVSGYILSNNKKKSFELFAKGEAKAQKLYVNSFPDQEGRKPIPDININLDLSASALGLSLTKTEGTVKNLKTFNLAKLVVDDGYIDFTPKTGVGVNFKMTGKNIDISIAEYFLKFPTAGIADFTGELKLDRKTNEIEFSSQSKVYKGEIFGLQFDDFNGKWGLNTKGVWIKNANIIVGKAENLNKSTLHLNNFDFSFGDMHSNINAKINGKLNNVIYAAQYWLPKSLSDTDADIKNLEIKQKGLFFHLSSWDLTLKSKLENIKLLDSVIHENIIDFNCKSGLCTDSLISFLDIKTTEEIENSDEDNTSFAIFEMYDLSFENAGVRGKIFKLPLGMFAKIFDKKISGVLNSNIQFKGKWNNIEGFANLNAYKIHLDKSELGDFNLQLNPYEKNKIKIDLNAFSNQLSASYIMQQGLEGNGLLNINLVNLNAFFMIDNETRAKNSLFSQINATMRFEGIAPFAKDNNKKWYQYWKGSGKINSASFQVGKAIFELAQSQNIDFDGDEIKLDAFNLGGKIGRFQFGKTNLNFTKKTIYSSFNLDFNLGKFDLLSDAFGPSEGDLSGQFSIAGSLYDPGISGSLYLGAKTLFVKSLQPAFNNLNAEFKFKGKKLEIQNFFSEKGEGNLSASGSIDFSPVFSENPKYPEVTFKIVSKKADIRLLIPIFQIADLTVDSELTLAGTDIPYQLSGEVNLKKLRLFKDINCESISSQLFALNNSQKVTTTQNPFLALNVNIHAMSTFTIQSQCIRGRFSTSPLININGTSSEPIITGKITTDSASLILLKSRFEVKKAEFTFIELQKYDPNVDIFMEARVASETISVSINGRLSKSRLDLSASPSTLPNGDRITQPDIISMISTGQVPAQSSSANLLTASTSLFPFIGYGNFSENSLLNNTVSTVTGGIIDNVTVSPTTQNGQVSWRATASRTLSQRLNLGVSYEAGDIGTRSSAYATFSLNDTVSIFGSYDNNALTQQAITTEWTTGLRFRFGSQ; this is encoded by the coding sequence GTGATCAAGTTTTTTAAGCGAATCATTTTATTTTTCATAGCTACGTTCGTATCTATGAATGTAGCTGTTTTTTTTATCCTAAATAGTCAAACAGTTCAACATGCAATTGTTGAGTATATCAATGTAAACTACTTCAATAAGCAAAACCTTGAATTGAGTTTAGGCTCATTGAGTCTAAGCTTTTTTACAGGAACACTAAATTTAAACGAAGTCTATATAAAAGAGAAAATAAAGGAGAACAATGATAGTAAAGAAAACTTTATTGGCTTGAATCAATTATCGATTTCTCTTAATTTAACATCATCTTATGTTAAAAGAACTTTTGTAATTAGAAAAATACTTTTGCGAGGTCTAAATTTAAATATAAAATATGATGAAAACGGAGAACTTATATTACCAAAATATTTAATTCCAAAAGAGAAAGACCAAGAGTCTGAAGAGCCTATTAATATACCTGAATTAATAAAAAAAATGATGCCTGAAGTACAATTTGATTTAGAAATTATTAATATTGTTCTTCAGCTGGGAGAGGCTAATAGAAATAACTACCAAAAAATATCCTTATCACATGCTGAATTTAAAAAAATAAAAGATAAAAATAATATTCCAGCATTTCAAACAGAAATACTATTAGGCGATTCTGCGTTTAAATTTCCTGCAATTGATAAATTAATCACACTCAGTTATTTAAGAACTCAGATATTACTAAATGAAAAAGGTGACTTTAAGATAAATGAATTAGATTTACAGAGTAATTTGGCAAATTTAAATGCAAATATAATGGGAAACATTGGGAAAAATTTTAAAAATACCAAATATAAAGCTCGAATTGAAATGTTAGAAATTGATGGAAAAGAGGCATTTGACTTACTGCAAATGGAGTCTTCTGGAAAAGTGCTTTTAAAAGGACAAGTAGAATCAGGAAAAGTTTTGACTGAGGATCCTACTTTTAAAGGGGTCGCTCAATGGAAAAATTTAACTTTAGAGTCTTTTGATATATATTCAGGTAAAGCTAATATTGTTTATGATTCTAGAAAAATAGAATACGAAAGTGCTGAAATTAAAACGCCATTAGAAGGTAAAATTCATGCTAAAGGAGAATTTCAATTTTACAAGAATTTTTATTTTGAAAATATAGCAAATGTTGAAAATCTAAATTTTTCTGAGTTATTAAAAGGTCTTAAAGTAGAAAAAACGCCAGTCGATTTTAAACTCAGTTCAGATAATTTAAAAGTATCAGGTTATATCCTAAGTAATAATAAGAAAAAATCGTTTGAACTTTTTGCTAAAGGTGAAGCGAAAGCGCAAAAACTGTATGTAAATTCTTTTCCGGATCAAGAGGGTAGAAAACCAATTCCTGACATAAATATCAATCTTGATCTCAGCGCAAGTGCTTTAGGTTTGTCTTTAACAAAAACAGAAGGAACAGTTAAAAATTTAAAAACTTTTAATTTAGCTAAGCTTGTGGTCGATGATGGATATATAGATTTTACTCCTAAGACAGGGGTAGGTGTTAATTTTAAAATGACAGGTAAGAATATTGATATATCAATAGCGGAATATTTTTTAAAATTTCCCACTGCAGGTATAGCTGATTTTACAGGTGAATTGAAATTAGATCGAAAAACAAACGAGATAGAATTTTCTTCTCAATCAAAAGTTTACAAGGGTGAAATATTTGGTTTGCAGTTTGATGATTTTAATGGAAAATGGGGATTAAATACAAAAGGCGTTTGGATAAAAAATGCTAATATAATAGTAGGTAAAGCTGAAAATTTAAATAAATCAACTCTGCATTTGAATAATTTCGATTTTAGTTTTGGAGATATGCATTCAAATATAAATGCGAAAATAAATGGTAAGTTAAATAACGTAATATATGCTGCACAGTATTGGTTACCAAAAAGTTTATCAGATACAGATGCGGATATTAAAAATTTAGAAATCAAACAGAAAGGTCTTTTTTTTCATTTATCTTCTTGGGATTTAACACTAAAGTCCAAGTTAGAAAATATTAAATTATTAGATTCTGTTATTCATGAAAATATAATTGATTTTAATTGCAAATCTGGATTGTGCACAGATTCATTAATTTCATTTTTGGATATAAAAACAACAGAAGAAATTGAGAATAGTGATGAAGATAATACTTCTTTCGCTATATTTGAAATGTATGATTTGTCATTTGAAAATGCTGGTGTAAGAGGTAAAATATTTAAACTTCCTCTTGGCATGTTTGCAAAAATATTTGATAAAAAAATATCAGGAGTTCTGAATTCTAATATCCAATTTAAAGGGAAGTGGAATAATATTGAAGGCTTTGCAAATTTAAATGCTTATAAAATACATTTAGATAAATCTGAACTTGGTGATTTCAATCTGCAATTAAACCCATATGAGAAAAATAAGATCAAGATAGATCTCAATGCATTTAGTAATCAGTTAAGTGCATCTTATATCATGCAGCAAGGTTTAGAAGGTAACGGCTTATTAAATATAAATTTAGTGAATTTAAATGCTTTTTTTATGATAGATAATGAGACTAGAGCAAAAAATAGCTTATTTTCTCAAATAAATGCAACTATGAGATTTGAAGGTATTGCCCCTTTTGCAAAGGATAATAATAAAAAATGGTATCAATACTGGAAAGGAAGTGGAAAAATAAATTCTGCTTCTTTCCAAGTAGGAAAAGCTATATTTGAATTAGCACAGAGTCAAAATATTGATTTTGATGGAGATGAAATAAAATTAGATGCATTTAATCTTGGTGGAAAAATAGGTCGCTTTCAATTTGGGAAAACAAATTTAAATTTTACTAAAAAAACTATTTATTCATCCTTTAATCTTGATTTTAATTTAGGCAAGTTTGATTTGCTTTCAGATGCATTCGGCCCTTCTGAAGGAGACTTAAGTGGACAGTTTTCTATTGCCGGATCCTTATATGATCCTGGAATTTCAGGAAGTCTATATCTTGGTGCAAAGACATTATTTGTAAAATCATTGCAACCTGCATTCAATAATTTAAATGCTGAGTTCAAATTCAAAGGTAAAAAGCTTGAAATTCAAAACTTTTTTTCTGAAAAAGGAGAAGGAAATCTTTCTGCAAGTGGAAGTATTGATTTTTCACCAGTCTTTTCTGAAAATCCAAAATATCCTGAAGTGACTTTTAAGATAGTTTCTAAAAAAGCAGATATCAGGTTGCTTATACCTATTTTCCAAATCGCAGATTTAACTGTAGATTCGGAATTGACATTAGCAGGCACTGATATACCTTATCAATTATCTGGAGAAGTAAATTTAAAAAAATTACGATTGTTTAAAGATATCAATTGTGAATCTATATCAAGTCAATTATTTGCTTTAAATAATTCACAGAAAGTAACTACGACTCAAAATCCATTTTTAGCTTTAAATGTTAACATTCATGCTATGAGTACTTTTACAATTCAGAGTCAATGTATTCGTGGGAGATTTTCTACTTCACCTCTAATTAATATAAATGGAACTTCAAGTGAGCCTATTATTACTGGTAAAATAACAACGGACTCTGCCAGTCTAATTTTATTAAAGAGTCGATTTGAAGTAAAAAAGGCAGAATTTACTTTTATAGAGTTACAAAAATATGATCCCAATGTAGATATTTTTATGGAAGCAAGAGTTGCAAGTGAAACAATCAGTGTCAGTATCAATGGTCGTTTGAGTAAAAGCCGTTTGGATCTCTCAGCAAGTCCGTCCACATTACCCAATGGGGATAGAATCACCCAACCAGATATTATTTCAATGATTTCTACTGGGCAGGTTCCTGCGCAGAGCTCAAGTGCAAACTTGCTCACAGCTTCTACAAGTCTTTTTCCGTTTATAGGTTATGGAAATTTTTCTGAAAACTCGCTTCTCAACAATACCGTGAGTACTGTTACGGGTGGGATTATTGATAATGTAACTGTATCGCCTACGACCCAAAATGGGCAAGTGAGCTGGAGAGCAACAGCATCACGAACATTATCGCAGAGATTAAATTTAGGTGTGAGCTATGAGGCGGGAGATATTGGCACGCGTAGTTCGGCATATGCAACTTTTAGTTTAAATGATACTGTAAGCATTTTTGGTTCATATGATAATAATGCTCTGACTCAACAGGCTATTACAACAGAGTGGACAACTGGATTGAGGTTTCGTTTTGGCAGTCAATAA
- the accD gene encoding acetyl-CoA carboxylase, carboxyltransferase subunit beta: MGWLSREPAKLQDISEKKSFPSGVWHKCPSCSEIVLVSDLEENHLVCPSCSYHHRFPGEQRIELLIDNNTFFEWDHTLCSTNPLEFDDGRSYEDRLKNMAKKTKRYDAVITGAGLLNGRAVALGVLDFFWMGGSMGSVVGERIMRMFTRARKLGLPVIMVSSSGGARMHEGLISLMQMAKTSTAIGLHKDAGLPYISVLCDPTTGGVAASYAMLGDVHFAEPRATIGFAGRRVIESIIRQKLPDDFQTAEFCFEHGVVDKIVKRSEMKEIISRTLNILCAPEQKKRK; the protein is encoded by the coding sequence ATGGGATGGCTATCGCGGGAACCCGCAAAACTTCAAGATATATCTGAAAAAAAATCTTTTCCATCCGGAGTATGGCATAAATGCCCTTCTTGCTCTGAAATTGTACTTGTGTCAGATTTAGAAGAAAATCATCTTGTCTGTCCATCTTGCAGTTATCACCACAGATTCCCTGGGGAACAAAGAATTGAACTGCTGATAGATAATAATACATTTTTCGAATGGGATCACACGTTGTGTAGCACAAATCCCCTTGAATTTGATGACGGTCGCTCTTATGAAGATCGTCTAAAAAATATGGCTAAAAAAACCAAACGTTATGATGCTGTCATCACCGGAGCTGGTCTTTTAAATGGCAGAGCCGTTGCTCTTGGTGTTTTAGATTTCTTTTGGATGGGTGGAAGCATGGGTTCCGTCGTCGGCGAAAGAATCATGCGGATGTTCACACGCGCACGCAAACTTGGTTTACCTGTCATTATGGTCAGCAGCAGCGGCGGTGCTCGCATGCACGAAGGACTCATTTCACTTATGCAAATGGCTAAGACTTCGACCGCGATCGGTCTACATAAAGATGCAGGCCTCCCATATATCAGTGTTCTTTGCGACCCAACAACAGGTGGGGTTGCTGCAAGTTATGCTATGCTTGGTGATGTTCACTTTGCCGAACCTAGAGCAACGATCGGCTTTGCGGGCAGACGAGTTATAGAAAGTATTATTCGCCAGAAACTACCTGATGATTTTCAAACGGCTGAGTTTTGTTTTGAACATGGGGTGGTCGATAAAATTGTAAAAAGATCAGAGATGAAAGAAATCATTTCAAGAACTTTAAATATTTTATGCGCTCCAGAGCAAAAAAAAAGAAAGTAA